The genomic window CACCAAGAGATCCTCACCCGGCTCGACGGAATCGTGCGCGACCTGGCCGCCCTTCGGGCGGCGCTCCCGCGACCGCCGGCGGGCTCGGCATCCGCCGGATAAGCCCGGGAAGCCGGCCTGGAGGGGGGAGGAGGGCCGGGAGGCGATGATGCTATACTGCACGTCCACCAATCTGACCGAGCCCGAGAGAGCCCGGCGGCTCCTCGAGCGGAGGCTGCGGCACATCGAGGCGACGGGCGCGGAGGTCGTCATCACGGCCCATCCGGGCTGCATCCTCCCGATCGCCGCCGGCCCGCGCCGGCGCGGCCGGCGGGCCCGGGTGACCCACATCGTCGAGGGGCTCGACCAGGCCGGCGCCGCGG from Candidatus Methylomirabilota bacterium includes these protein-coding regions:
- a CDS encoding heterodisulfide reductase-related iron-sulfur binding cluster translates to MMLYCTSTNLTEPERARRLLERRLRHIEATGAEVVITAHPGCILPIAAGPRRRGRRARVTHIVEGLDQAGAAASGPA